The DNA window CTGGAAATTCAGATCTGGTCAGTGCAACTAATTGCAAAAATTTCGTTTCATTTTCTTGTTATACTTTTCAAGGTAATGTTCGTTATTGAATTAGTGatcatttttaaagtattatatatatatatataaatttatttttaatatcagcatattaacacattaatttttttttaaaattcaaatattttttttagcaagtAAATACTTTCAGTaattcttataaaaagaaaatacagcTAGTAATAGCTACTTTATATTGCTTGTCCGAGGTAGGAGCAAAAGGAAAATGTTCCCCAAACAAAGGAGATGAACAAGAACAATAAAAGGAGTGAAGGGCGCAACTGCAAAACAACCTCACAAATCCAAAAATCCAAAAGCAACAACATTaaaggaataataaaaaagggtaaTATCGTGATAATTCATCCACCTAAAAAAGgatttcaaaagaagaagaaaatctaaAAACGTAGGCTTTaagtgagagaaaagaaaacaaccacCAGCAGGACTCTCTCTCTTGTATTGTCTCTATTATAGTTACAGTTGTCCTCTCCTACAAGAAATCCCACCACACTCCACCACTCCCCATTATCACTCAAAAACcgcttccttttctctttcatttctctGACAATTTTACCCTCCACTCCTCCTCATAATTACACTTTAAACCTGCCCCTCACCTCGTCCTCTCTGCATTGAACATTCTCTTCCAAATGTCACTCTAGAATTTGTGTTTCTCCCCTCTGCTTTTGTGGCCAACAACGGAACTTGCTTTAGCTTTCTCTCTTAGTGCTTTGACTTAGCAATGGAGCTCTCTTGAAGCCGTGCTCTGACTCTGTAGCTCTCGGCTTTGTAAAGCGAAGCAGCCACGGAATGCTGCGTTTTGAGTGCATTTTTAGATCTAAGAGGTGTGAGTGAGAAGCGAAGCTTGGTTTCAGCTTTCGATCTGTGAAATTTTCAGTGTATTTTGGTTGgggatttttttccccttcagaTTTGAAAAAATGAATCGTAGTTTTAGGGCACAGGACTCGCAAATGCAAATGCAAGCAGCAGTGGTGAAGCAAAGGCAGCAATTAAGAGCTACAAtgatgaaagagaaagaagaagagcttgctttatttttagaaatgaaGAAGCGTGAAAAGGAGCAGAATAATTTGCTTTTAATTAATAACACTGAAGAATTTGATGCACCATtaggtaataatttttttttaaaaaacagttatTGTAGATTACTTGTTACTAATCTTTTAGGTTTATGGTCCGGTGAAGATGATTATTTGGTTTAAATTCTTacgtaattttgtttttccaaaaatTGCAGGGTCAAAGCATGGAACTTTGCctatatttaatatttcttcttCTACGCCCGCGAGGAAAACAGGGGCTGATGATTTTCTCAACTCCGAGAATGATAAAAACGACTATGACTGGTAACTAGAAGCTTATTCTTTCCCCCTCTTCTtggtttgatgttttttaataaagtttttgatTAGCGAATTCATATGATCTCGATGTTTTGGTTCGTCAACGTTCAAGAGTCATTATCAGTTTATTAAGTAAATCGAATTGAATAAACCCGTTGGAGActgaaattttagaaaattgttctttttaatCATGCTTTAGAACAATGACctccctatttttttttgggtcgcTTTATCTTAGCTTTTCCAACTTGCTTTTCTTTCTGTATTTAGTTGGTCTTTGTTTAGCTTGGGTCTATCTTAAATAAAAGACTTGAACGAAAGGGACCACCTATTGAGAAAAAAGAGATGGAGAAGTGGCTTATAGTCATCAATAATTTGTGCTTCTGCTCGAAGTGGATGCACTTTGTAGATGTGACTGATGATAACACTGCAATACCTTGTATTGTTCGACAAATTTCTGTCATCCTCAAGCAGTTTGTACAATGCATGGTCTCCCTTTTATTCCTGTTTCTTGATTGGAAAAAGAGAAATCTGAAGATTTTAGTGGAAGTAACGTGACAATTTGATTTCTGTTATAGAATCTGTAGTTTCCATAAACATTGCAAAAGTTTTGCTGCTGGAGTCATGGCAATCTAAGCCACTATCTTTCATATGAATAAACTGGTTGGACATCAAAATGCGATTCCTAGAGAAGGTTAGGCCTAGACTGTTTTCTTGTTCAGAGGCTAGGCTTCTGTAAGGTGGAAAGAGCTGACAGTTTCTCCTCATTTATAGAAAGTAAAACTTGAGATCTCGAGTTGTATTGTCATGTTTTGATCATATTTCTATGGAATAGGCAAGCTATCAATTTTCTCCATTGTCATTTTCTGAGTTTGATCATATTTCCACAGCTTATGGATTTCCCAATAAACTGGCATTATTGTATAATCAGTAGATAGACATGTCCTGTTGCCTaagaatacaaaataaattccaTAGATGGAGCTTGCGTGTGTATATTGTTTCACATGGATGTAACGAGCTGAGAGCAGTGCCACTAAACTGATGTTAATGAGAGTTATCATCTGTTTTCAGGCTCCTAACGCCTCCCGGTACccctctttttccttctttggaGATGGAATCACAAAAGACCATTATGAGTCAGATCGGTACTCCAAAGGCCCGCCCAACTGCTCTGAAATCTAGAGTAAGAGCACTATTTTACAATTTTAAGCCCTCCTTTTTCTTCAGTGCTTTCTTGTTTATATTATTGCATTTGACTAAAGTTGATTTATGCAATCCATTTTGTTTAAAGTGCAAACAGGCACAGTGCATTGTGGTCCTGGTTTtagttaaaagaaaagattgtGTTTGGAAGCATCTCAATTGCATATGATTTATTGCCCCATAtctgtttttattatcaataaatCAAACTATGTGAGTTTGTTATGGAACACTTGAAGCTTCTGATTTTCATTTATTGATCTGGTTCCTTGACAAGCCCCAAACTTGAATTGAATTCTTGGATCCTCAATTTCACAAGATTGTATTGCCTTAAACAttcaattttgaaacaaaacaaagagtTTAAAACATTTGATACCATTTCTCAAGTTTCTCCTCAAGCATCTATGGTAATTGTTAAAGAGTTCTGAAGCCATAGCTATGCTTGCCGCTTCTTCTCATGTAGTAAAAGTTGCTCAAATATCATGAAGGTGGTCTtcatttttcatcttcttttcagaATTTTCTAGGTCTTTTGATGAGTTCACAACTAATGTGTGAAGTGAATTCTGTTCATTGTGGTCATAGCTAGCTAACCCTCAGCCAGAGCATGTTGCAAGGGGCAACTTGGTATCGAAACAATCAGCTTCTTCCCCTGGGTTGAACTCTTCAGGTGCAGCAATGCGCAGGCCTTCATCATCAGGTGGTCCAGGATCTAGGCCTTTAACACCAACCGGACGCCCCACAGTGACTACAGGTCCTAAACCTTCAAGATCATCAACACCAACCTCCAGGGCCACCCTGTCCTCATCTAAGCCCACAGTTTCTGCAGCTAAGCTGACTGTCTCTGCAGCTAAATCAACTACTTCTACAATGAAGTCCACAGTTCCTGCAAGATCCTCAACACCATCAAGGTCTACAGCACGATCTTCAACCCCAACTGCAAGGCCCTCTATACCTCCATCCAAGTCTACATCAAGGGCAGCAAGCCCCACTCGACGACCATCCACTCCATCAAGGTCACCTAGCCTGTCTGCTGCTCCTGTTAAGTCATCATCTTCAGTTACCAGGTCAGCTCCTACTGTTACCAAGTCAGCTCCCACAGTTGCTAGGAATCCCGTGATGGCACGTGGCTCTTCTCCAACGGTGAAATCTAGGCCATGGAAGCCGTCAGAGATGCCTGGTTTTTCACTTGATGCTCCACCAAATTTAAGAACTTCAGCACCTGAACGGCCACTTTCAGCTACTAGGGGTAGGCCTGGAGCACCCAGTGCTCGATCTTCCTCTGTTGAGCCTGCTCCTAATGGACGGCCAAGACGTCAATCTTGCTCCCCGTCAAGAGGACGAGCCCCCAATGGCATTATGCACCCCAGTGGGAGCTCTGTTCCTGCATTTAGTCGTGGGCATTCAAAAATTAATGACAATGTTAGCCCTGTCATTATTGGAACCAAAATGGTCGAGAGAGTGATAAATATGCGAAAACTGGCACCTCCCAAGCAAGATGGCAAACACTCTCCTAGTGGTAATCTGACTGGGAAGTCATCATCTCCAGACAGCTCTGGCTTTGGAAGAACACTCTCAAAGAAATCTTTGGATATGGCCATAAGGCACATGGTATGTATATTCCaattagttagttttttttttttttttttttgaattcaggACAAGAACCCTTGGTAATTGAACGCAACACACCAGATAGTGTTTCAAGCTGATAATTTCAGATCCTTTTATTCCATCAATTCACAAGTACTATCTTCCACTTCTATATGTTGATTTGCGCCTGAGTTTTCTTGAAGTCAAACAAAACATGACtcgttttcttattttattactCTCTTTCAGTTCCTTGGCAAGGATACTCATCTAAAGTGATGGAGAAGTTGAGTCAAGCAATCCAGTGCTTTATTCTGTTATttattctgattttgttttgtattgagCAGGACATAAGGCGCACCATTCCTGGTAATTTACGGCCTTTGATGACTAATATACCAGCATCGTCGATGTACAGTGTGAGATCAGGGCCTGCAAGAAGCAGGACAGTTAGTGTTTCAGACTCCCCTCTTGCAACGAGCAGTAATGCTAGTTCAGAAGTGAGTATCAACAACAATGGTCTTTGTTTGGATGGGATTGAACTAGAAGATGATATTGGCAGTGAGAGAGGTGGCCGTTCACCTCTACGAGGCAGATGATGCTCAGAATCAAACATTCGAGTTATGAACTCCATTTCTAAATCTAATCTCCGTGTCTTCTTGTGGGTCCTCATCCAGCCTGACAATTGAAAGAGGAAACAATttccatgaaaaagaaaatgaccaaAATCCTCCCTCCATGTTTGATGTAAAGCTTGTTAGATTGATTGGCGATTAAGTTTTATGTAATTCACGGTTCTATTATTAGGAAAATCAGTTATTAGTAGAACAGTCTTTATGGCCCATTTCTACTGGTGGGGTGTTCTGTATTGGCATTAAGAAGTTGACCCCTCATTATCGAAAACCATGGACCACTCCCCCCATCCCACGGCCTTGCATAATCCCCATTTCTTTTCTGTCGCTCATCTGGCATCCCAATATGAAAAGAACCGGGTGCATAAAAATTGCAGCGGCTTACTGCTTTTGGATTTCAGGCCCTGTCAAGGAAACACAGAAACAGATTTTCTGGGATCACATTTATGATTTACCTACCTAGTTTGTGACTAACACAAAGTGGGATTTATTGCAGTATCATTATTGACGCTTGATGCCATCGGTTAATGTATTGAGCTGTTAAGATGGTGAAATTCTCAGAGAACTAGAAGTCTCCCTGAGGCATCAGTTCCAATGCAAAACTGTTAAAGGGAAGGTCAGGGGTCTGAAACTCATTACCCCTGGCGTCCTGGTGCACTactgaaaatgaagaaaatggaaaagaCTTCATACAACAATGGAAGCAGCGTCCACCAACGCAGCAGCCAGCTTAAGGATGAATTGAAGCCTAGCTTAACCAGTAATTTTTACAAGCTAGGGTCTGATTGTCTTTGCTACAACaccatgtttttttagaaattactttttaaaaaataaaaaatatttattttaatatatttctagacAGCTACCGcaatgtaaaatattatttaatttctaaatgtTCTTTTTTGGAGGGCAGAGATTCACCCCCTATGAAATTACGTACAAAAATCCAtccctccaattaaaaccccAAAAGGCGCAAgggcattttaatttttaaggagGGGAAAGAAACCCACAAGTGTGGAGTAGGGGATTAAACCCATGAAAGTGTGAAGGATCGGACCACCATAAAATTCCTAATCTTAGACCTAGGGTATGCAAAGCAGGCAAATAAAACTCTTTTGAGCTGCACAAAAAAGAGACTACGACAGGAAGATAAAGGGATCAAGCTTTGCAGGCAGCATCATTTCCAACTCCAGCTCTTTGAAGCTGGACCACCATGCGAGTACCCATTTGCCATGATATATTACTTAAGATCCATTCCAAACGAAACATGTCTTTTGAAGATACTCTCTTATTTTTCCAGATAAAGTCAATCAGTAACAGGACCACATAACTCAactgaaaatttaaataattgaacCAGCACATTAAATTCTGTTCgtttaaattttgattcttttttaaaaattattttttaatattttagactggatgtattatattaaaaataaatttttaaaaataaaaaatattataataatatattttaaaataaaaaaacacttcaaaaaaataaccaGTTCTCATGAATCGTCAGCTGCTTTAAAAGATTCTTGAGCTTGCCTACATCCATCCATTCGGTAAAAACAAGATAGCACTGCCCCCAAGCAGCTTTTCAAGCTCAAACACACAGCCACCATGAATGACAACACGACGAACTGGATTGTTGGAAACATGAATCACGAAACTTGCAGCATCAGAATAACAGCATATTTATTGCGGGTTCAAAAAAAGCAGCAGTGAAATTTGACAAACAATTTATCTAGTTATGAACCTGCTTGAATGGCCTAGTTTTGTACacattaaagacaaaaaaacagcAGTCGAATAAGCCTGTGAACCATATTTAAAACGGTTGTTGCTAAACCAACCAAACTCTAATGAGCTCTTCAACTTCTTTCAATACATGTGGGCAAagaatgtaaaaacaaaattatcaagcAACAGCTACAGGCTCAGAAGCCGTCACCACAGTATTAGTCTTGAGGGATGTGGTTGCAACTGTAGCATCAATAGAAGTGGCTGCTTCTGCTGGGGAATACTTCAGGTGAGGAGGTGCACTGTGCTTCAATTTCAAGAGTATTTGCCGCATCCTTGAGAGTTCAGTTGGTTTCCCAGGCTCTGGGCCCTGGATCACAGCAATAGCAGGCTTCTTCTCCAGATCTTTCTTCCCTTTCCTCTTCTCTATAGCTGCAACTTCATTAGGAATGAGCTCTGCAATTGACTTCCAGTAATTCTTATCAACTTCAGCATGGAATTTTTCTCGGTTGACCAGAAATAACTgacaaagaagaagatgcaggccagaaaaaaaaagactcgtCATTCCATTACTATTTAGATGTCAGAAACCAAACTTGCTATTAAAATACTAACTTCGCGGGCAGTGCAgtgtttcctaaaaaaaaacaaattttactgCTCGATTTTCATCCAAAGGAAATAATGATTAAGTTCATTAGCAAGTCAAGAAGTACATAGCCAACCTAGTCATGGAAATAACATCCAGTTAGCTGATTAGATTGTGCATGAAAAAGTCCAAGCTCTACCATACTAATTTCAATCATTTTCCTTCCCCAGTTTGCAGTTGATCAGTGCCCTTCTAAATTGAAGGACATATAATTTAAGCTATAAAATCAAAAACAGGTAACCAGCTATTCATAACAAGAAGTTTGTACAAGTGCAACATATGCAGCTTTGGTAGTCAAGCTACAAAGGAAGTTGTAGACCCAGAAAATGCCAAACACAATCTTCAAAAGTAAAGGCTGTACATAGACCACACATGGAcaattttttaatgagaaaaaaaaatcaaatttgatcaccACAAAGATTATATCAAGTCCATGCTACATGCATGTGCATAGTTTCTACATTGTGCTAGAAGCTTTCTGCTTACAAACATAACCTTTTTTcctttcaagttttaaattgcCTGAAATGGTTGCACATGTAAAAATCACTTAGTAATGAACTAACATACATTATTCTGAATTTGGAACCTAAGAGGAAAAATATATGTGATCAGATGGATCAAGTGATAAATGACTATTAAGTAGCCGATAGAAAATATCAGCATCAAAACAGGTAACATCTACATATGTGATGGTAACTTGGACTACTTCCGGGATGACTGAATGGAACTATTTGCCCCCACtcccttccttcttcttcttcttcttttttttttagaaataccacacatgaattaaatttaaaaccatccaGAATCAAATATCTAGTACCATTATTCTTGACTAGGAGATCCTAGTTTGTTTAGTCCCTTCAAAAATCCAATCAGGTCGCAACAAGAGAATCTTGACTGAGAGTCTATTGATTTCTTATCCCATTCTAATTCACATTGTCAAAGTAGGAAGCAACTCTGTGATTATCCTCTACAAGgacattatcaaaataattcaacacCTGAATGCATCTAATGCAACAACTCCAGGCTTCTAACTCTTCCCATTGATCATATTAAAGTACTAGTCACATAGAAGTTACAGAAGCActgaaaaaaacataacctaTCACTCTTTTAGGCATATACTCACAGATAGCTTAACCAAGCCCTTTCTTGCACATGCTATACCAAAAAAGAATACCTTTATGGTGGGACTTAAAGAACATTTCAACATGTCTAGAAATATACAGCTTGTTCAAATGAAAacttaaataacaacaaaaataacatttgCTCTAACCCATAGCCCAAAAGTTAGTAGACTGAGATACCAATATTATCAAACAAAGAACAAACAAAACGGCAACATCAGctaagaaaatacaaaatgcAATCTGACCTTCTCTTTTTCCCTGTTAGTGATTTTGTTATTCTCGCAAGCGATCTCCCTCTTCTTGTAAGATTCAACTTTATAATCTTCAGCTTCCTTGATTATTTGGCTCAATGACTCCTTTTCCCTCCTCTCCTTATCCTCCAACAGTATGGCGTTTTGCCTTGGTATCAAAAACCGGCAAACAAAATTAATCATGATCattttatgtaataaaaacTAATACTTTTATCAAATTGAACCAATCAAGACcacaatcaaatatataaacataaattaCAGATTGGTTCTTGAtccatacaaataaaataaaataaagtttcattGATTCAAACAAGTCTTAAATTTGTTTCATTGATCAAAACtcctaattatatattaactctCAAATTTCACTACTCGCGAAGAGTTCAAACAGAATTAcagtttttaatcaaattatcttTTAAGCACACAGAAAATATCAATCAAacgccaattttttttttttttatcagatctACCTTCTCCATTCCCTGAGAGCAAATCCCTGTTCAGCGTCCTTCTCCGACGGTGGAGGAAAAATAGGACCCTCCGGTCCTCCGAACCCTTCGTTTTCAAGAGGAGAAAACTCGCCGTAGATCGGTAACTGAGACTCGAAAACATCATTGCCGGCGGCGAATGAGTCATCGAATGGCTGCGAATCGTAGCCTACGTAGGAATCATCTTCATCAAACATGCGAGTGGAGTCGTTTTGTGCGACTGGGTTGGCAAATGTTGACATTGGTATTGCCTGTTATCTACGAACAAGGAAATGGTTTCACTCTCTTTGGATTTCGGGCAGATAAAAGAGAGCTTGGTTGGAGCGTGAGCGTTTCGGTTATGAGGAATTATTCGGAAAATTTGGGCTTTGATGAGTCCATGGGCCGAATAGGATATTTCTAATGGCGTCATTTTTTTCTAGTCGTTATCtaatttctagggtttttagtaatttaattgcTGTGTTTTGTCatgaggtaattttttttaaaaatagcatgTATGcaagttattaaatatatttttatatataaaaaaattaaaatataaattaaaaaattcatacaagtgaaatcaagatattttataatataaaataagatgaCGCATTCAATTGTGTTTACTAAACctgtttatttaaataaataaataaataattcatatcTTTAAATACTAAtgacttaaaagataaaaataaatgaagctGATTGAATAAActcatgttataaataatattaggcATGGCCGAATATATCAACAatgtgatttaaaaatgaatatctgttattttaaaaaataaattttatttgtatatatataaaacatatagatgaattaaaataacaccttgaaaaataaaacagaaacaaaaaactaaaaaaataattatattaaaaaaagacaagcaAAAATCATGACCTATGTTATGAGACCATGATAAATCAATAGACAAAACTTGAAGATAATCACaaaaacaatactaaaaaaaacaatgaagaataataaaattatatgaagcTGAATtcccaataaattaaatgttggaaaataaaactatataaaaaaaataattacaaaagaGGATGCAAAAAGATAaaggtgagaaaaaaatattaaccagaaggataaaaaaatttaattggagGGTTTAAGTGAAttgaaaaattagatttattaaaaagaaaaaaaatcaaaagaataagtgtttagctaaaaaaaataaaacaataaaaaaattattgaaagaaaagaaattttaataaaaatgtcaaggataaaattcaaaatttttaaaaataaagatcaaaatgaaaaattaaatatacgAGAGCTTGCAATTGAAGGATTAAATATCTTTCTTCATCATGCTATCAACATGttactacatttttttttgtgttacaATCTTAACATTCTACGTTGACTACGACCCGGGAAGTGGTGGTGATGGAAATGACAACAGGAAGAGACCCATCAACAGCATGTTTGATTAAGGCGCATCATCACTCCTGTTTTGATCTATTTTCTGCTCAACCACATGGGAAATGCTACTGTTACTTTGCCAATGCTGGGACCTCCTCCCCATCCATATATGAAACACTCACATGttggaaatatgaaaaaaaataaaaaataaaaatctaaaaggaAGGAACGCAAACACCATTAGGGTAtcgttttattcaatttcattcctgCATTCAAGCACATAAATAAAGTAATCAATACTCAATACCAAGTTCAGTGGGAAAACGTAACTTAAATCCCACCTGCCTTGGTTTTAATTCCTGCTCTGCTTGTCCCAGTGCTTGGATTTTGTTTATGCTCTAAATTCAACACAATTAAATGGGGCCTCGTTCAGCATAAAAGCAAGACCGCACTATACTCTGGATCCGTTGAGGAAAGTTATCTTTTAAGTTAATAGATATTGGATcagtttactaaaaaaatttatcattaaagCTAATAGTTTTCCTGTATTCAGTTTCTATTAATTGATATTCCTACTCAGGATCTTAAGATCCTCGACGGCAAGTAATGAGAGAAGGAACACTATTTCCATGAAAAACTGACTTCGCTCTATTTATTTTGTGTGCTCTAAAACAAGCAGAAGTTTGACATTCAACTGGTTAGCATTCTTTTCTTACTCTGCCTCTCAGGCAACTCTAGCTTGCTTCCAAAGCAGGTTGCTACCTACAAAACTTCGGCTGGTATTGAAATCTATATTTGCATCTGTTGCTAAAACTCATGGTTTGTTAACAAAAGTTGATTCTGCCAAGTCGATGGCACGAGCAAGTCCAGCAGCTTTGTTCTGGCATTCACGATGCTCGTCATCAGGTACACTGTCTGCAACTATACCAGCACCAGCTTGAAGGTAAGCAATCCATTCACGGCGCAGCTGGG is part of the Populus alba chromosome 10, ASM523922v2, whole genome shotgun sequence genome and encodes:
- the LOC118043325 gene encoding uncharacterized protein; translated protein: MNRSFRAQDSQMQMQAAVVKQRQQLRATMMKEKEEELALFLEMKKREKEQNNLLLINNTEEFDAPLGSKHGTLPIFNISSSTPARKTGADDFLNSENDKNDYDWLLTPPGTPLFPSLEMESQKTIMSQIGTPKARPTALKSRLANPQPEHVARGNLVSKQSASSPGLNSSGAAMRRPSSSGGPGSRPLTPTGRPTVTTGPKPSRSSTPTSRATLSSSKPTVSAAKLTVSAAKSTTSTMKSTVPARSSTPSRSTARSSTPTARPSIPPSKSTSRAASPTRRPSTPSRSPSLSAAPVKSSSSVTRSAPTVTKSAPTVARNPVMARGSSPTVKSRPWKPSEMPGFSLDAPPNLRTSAPERPLSATRGRPGAPSARSSSVEPAPNGRPRRQSCSPSRGRAPNGIMHPSGSSVPAFSRGHSKINDNVSPVIIGTKMVERVINMRKLAPPKQDGKHSPSGNLTGKSSSPDSSGFGRTLSKKSLDMAIRHMDIRRTIPGNLRPLMTNIPASSMYSVRSGPARSRTVSVSDSPLATSSNASSEVSINNNGLCLDGIELEDDIGSERGGRSPLRGR
- the LOC118043327 gene encoding clathrin light chain 2, producing MSTFANPVAQNDSTRMFDEDDSYVGYDSQPFDDSFAAGNDVFESQLPIYGEFSPLENEGFGGPEGPIFPPPSEKDAEQGFALREWRRQNAILLEDKERREKESLSQIIKEAEDYKVESYKKREIACENNKITNREKEKLFLVNREKFHAEVDKNYWKSIAELIPNEVAAIEKRKGKKDLEKKPAIAVIQGPEPGKPTELSRMRQILLKLKHSAPPHLKYSPAEAATSIDATVATTSLKTNTVVTASEPVAVA